The proteins below come from a single Aspergillus oryzae RIB40 DNA, chromosome 5 genomic window:
- a CDS encoding putative serine-rich protein (predicted protein), with protein MRSTGSSTTSSPGRRALHERTSSQTNEVSPPQSLRAVSDKHNGQEDECDVYTATPYPTKPEHILLPRPGKGQEFIPDSRFHVEEMPNESSATLSTEISHILDSSLIEQSTGDPWDLSSTFDAANTPPQVWEDDPASSKSSLPESGPTEHREVEFKSDDVSYSDEEPNTLPGAAPTIKTVVSDTSSGQPPHPANAASSNSSPNVVPIGPSSSPNFVALDSSSLNFVPIGASSNPDSGSRSNSLSSLNSLGTVIRYIGAAPWTHGSSSEQSSSRSYSFRSNPPYQGPSARSNSTRARERSHSRSITSSSRSDPSSDIQAIVDSGVFLQYPTIHAPSSASSRVDVSHSADSLDNTQHETTADGASEHFKSHLSTVTSRWSAEYDSRSASPADRAENTPEPSRPTAAHVRQRPTSSSVWLINSTDGDEYLDDVSSLPARPANPAVPSSHSSGSRQSSVRSTKRPGTSSSLAFNVLPTWAKMYYGQPVGSALSLVEGSRPSSARPTTPNSNPLHRLTTAATRPRTRTNETGRSIRWMSKPDPRDPRSHWVKGPEVAERPGHSRHQLRHSWSPHLYPDRRNVRPRGSAWGAPSMDSRREPFLGRRNIQVWSFCLGFVFPLGTCTRTWKSQLWCLLVFSSAWLIAAFLPLPPKPEMILQEDSEPGREKTLQMRVLDLERKRYENARWWRNLNRWMIPLGLVIITIIITLAVVGTKLFD; from the exons ATGCGCTCAACTGGATCTTCCACTACCTCGTCTCCCGGACGGAGGGCTCTTCATGAGCGCACTTCTTCTCAAACGAACGAGGTTTCACCACCACAATCCCTACGAGCTGTTAGTGACAAGCACAATGGCCAGGAGGACGAATGCGATGTTTACACTGCAACTCCGTACCCGACCAAACCAGAACACATTCTCTTGCCACGACCAGGGAAAGGTCAAGAGTTTATCCCGGACTCTAGGTTTCACGTTGAGGAGATGCCGAATGAATCCAGCGCGACACTGTCAACAGAAATCAGCCACATTCTAGATAGCAGTTTGATTGAGCAATCTACTGGTGATCCATGGGACTTATCTTCGACCTTCGACGCTGCAAACACTCCACCCCAGGTATGGGAGGATGACCCTGCCTCCAGCAAGTCCTCTCTTCCTGAATCTGGTCCCACTGAGCATAGAGAAGTCGAGTTCAAATCGGATGATGTTTCGTACTCGGACGAGGAACCAAATACGCTACCTGGAGCTGCTCCAACGATCAAGACCGTAGTTTCCGACACGTCATCCGGTCAACCGCCACACCCTGCAAACGCTGCATCAAGCAATTCTAGCCCCAATGTAGTACCAATTGGGCCGTCATCCAGTCCAAATTTTGTTGCGCTTGACAGTTCAAGTTTGAATTTTGTCCCAATTGGGGCATCATCCAACCCAGACAGTGGCTCTCGGTCAAActcgctttcttctctgaaTTCACTGGGAACTGTGATCAGGTATATAGGAGCCGCTCCCTGGACCCATGGCTCATCTTCCGAACAGTCAAGCTCACGCTCTTACTCCTTTCGTTCCAATCCGCCGTATCAAGGTCCATCAGCGCGCTCAAATTCCACCCGCGCACGTGAACGGAGCCACTCTCGGTCCATTACTTCTTCCTCGCGCAGCGATCCTTCCTCAGATATTCAAGCGATTGTGGATAGCGGCGTATTTCTGCAATATCCAACCATCCATGCGCCATCGTCGGCGAGCTCAAGGGTAGACGTCTCGCACTCTGCAGACTCACTGGACAACACCCAGCATGAGACCACGGCGGACGGTGCCTCGGAGCACTTCAAGTCGCATTTGTCTACAGTCACATCTCGATGGTCTGCTGAGTATGATTCGAGGTCAGCTTCTCCGGCCGATCGTGCTGAGAACACTCCGGAGCCATCTAGGCCTACTGCGGCGCATGTCCGTCAGAGACCAACGTCTTCTTCGGTGTGGTTAATCAATAGTACAGACGGAGATGAATACTTGGACGATGTTTCCAGCCTTCCAGCCCGTCCTGCAAACCCCGCGGTGCCGAGTAGCCACTCATCCGGATCGAGACAGAGCAGTGTTCGCAGTACAAAGCGGCCAGGCACTAGTTCAAGTTTGGCCTTCAACGTGCTGCCTACTTGGGCCAAAATGTACTATGGGCAACCAGTGGGCTCCGCACTTTCTTTAGTGGAAGGCAGTCGTCCATCTTCAGCACGTCCGACAACTCCCAACTCCAACCCCCTCCATCGTTTAACGACCGCCGCTACTCGCCCGAGAACACGTACCAACGAAACGGGACGAAGCATACGATGGATGAGCAAACCTGACCCACGCGACCCTCGGAGCCATTGGGTGAAGGGCCCCGAGGTTGCAGAGAGACCCGGGCACTCCCGCCATCAATTGCGACACAGCTGGTCCCCGCATTTGTACCCCGATCGACGTAACGTTCGCCCGAGAGGGAGTGCATGGGGGGCTCCGTCCATGGATTCCCGAAGAGAGCCTTTCCTCGGACGCAGAAATATACAAGTATGGTCTTTTTGCTTGGGCTTCGTATTCCCACTTGGTACGTGTACCCGAACATGGAAATCGCAGCTTTGGTGCTTacttgtcttttcttcagcctgGCTTATAGCagcctttcttcccttgcccCCTAAACCGGAAATGATCTTGCAGGAAGATAGTGAGCCTGGACGTGAAAAGACACTTCAAATGCGAGTTCTCGACCTTGAACGGAAACGGTACGAAAACGCTAGGTGGTGGAGGAATCTTAATCGATGGATGATTCCTCTGGGACTGGTGATCATTACAATTATT ATCACACTGGCTGTTGTGGGAACGAAG CTTTTCGACTAG
- a CDS encoding CAAX prenyl protease RCE1 (prenyl protein protease) → MISFISNRSSSDEPVISAQTAAFFSICLTLVYVVPFYVSSTTRPSPTLSRDAPSVIRARIKAVTLSCVGSTLAVSWLIIAKGNVSLLEALRFLGWWPVGFAEVLRSLLLTAILFAGPLFERGIAEGEWRDWIKGNRIPETLRGWIGWRNYVAGPVTEEVMFRSAIIPLHILAKVSPGRIVFTAPLYFGIAHVHHFYEFRLTHPDTSVLAALLRSVFQFGYTTIFGWYATFIYLRTGSLLAVILAHAFCNWCGLPRLWGRVEAGVPLGPPLVKGKNDTDRGPVYAYNQLGIGWTIAYYAILVGGATSFYYTLWPLTESSSALVTFTGP, encoded by the exons ATGATCTCGTTTATTTCTAACCGTTCGTCTTCAGATGAACCGGTCATTTCGGCCCAGACGgcagctttcttctcg ATCTGTCTGACATTAGTCTATGTGGTCCCATTCTATGTCTCTTCTACCACTCGGCCATCTCCCACTCTCAGCCGAGATGCGCCGTCCGTGATCCGGGCTAGAATTAAGGCTGTGACTCTATCTTGCGTCGGGAGTACCTTAGCTGTCTCATGGCTGATCATCGCCAAGGGCAATGTCTCTCTACTTGAGGCACTCAGATTTCTTGGGTGGTGGCCTGTAGGATTTGCGGAGGTTCTCCGCAGCTTGTTGCTAACCGCCATTCTGTTCGCCGGGCCCCTCTTCGAGCGAGGGATTGCCGAAGGTGAGTGGAGAGATTGGATCAAAGGGAATAGGATCCCCGAAACCCTTCGCGGGTGGATCGGATGGAGAAATTACGTCGCT GGCCCGGTCACTGAAGAGGTCATGTTTCGCTCCGCCATCATACCTCTCCATATACTCGCCAAGGTATCTCCAGGGCGCATCGTGTTTACAGCCCCTCTATATTTCGGGATTGCCCATGTACATCATTTTTATGAATTCCGTCTAACTCACCCGGACACCTCAGTCCTAGCGGCGCTGCTCAGATCGGTCTTTCAATTTGGCTATACCACCATCTTCGGGTGGTATGCAACTTTCATCTACCTGCGTACAGGATCTCTACTAGCTGTCATCCTCGCTCACGCATTCTGCAATTGGTGCGgacttcctcgtctttgGGGAAGAGTTGAGGCCGGGGTTCCGCTCGGACCACCATTAGTTAAAGGCAAAAACGATACAGACCGGGGGCCGGTTTACGCGTATAACCAACTCGGCATTGGCTGGACCATCGCGTACTATGCAATTCTCGTTGGAGGGGCCACTAGCTTCTATTATACTCTATGGCCTCTAACGGAGTCTTCTAGCGCTTTGGTTACATTTACAGGGCcttga
- a CDS encoding sucrase/ferredoxin-like domain-containing protein (predicted protein), with amino-acid sequence MTLRPVLCRVTNRTPTARFLSATACRASSLRVPLDIPPPFPVTKSCPEPSCSCPTTPPMPYGLPIDYNQPLNGTMVAYAQQILICTGQRDWTSRIEDDGKRHTWGHLVRGLKRLLGRGGRYADMKPFNNILVSNSSFSPSAASTSTPSTASAFLFPSFKYFPSIPTEILDSTDAGTDLSTFVQAYLLPKKLSAMSESLPEVKKAELTRKPELECEFADVVDLDHSPVILICGHGGRDMRCGIMAPVLENEFRRVLGDKGFTLAGSGDHTIDSPGHAHVGLISHVGGHKYAGNVIVYIPPGMRKKSSSSPHSLAGKGIWYGRIEPRHVQGIVEETILGGKVVADHFRGGIDRSGDILRL; translated from the exons ATGACATTGCGCCCCGTGCTCTGCCGGGTAACCAACAGGACACCAACAGCCCGCTTTCTCTCCGCTACCGCATGCCGCGCAAGTTCCCTGCGAGTTCCTCTAGACATCCCTCCACCATTTCCAGTGACCAAATCCTGCCCAGAACCCAGTTGCTCATGCCCTACAACGCCGCCAATGCCCTATGGGCTCCCAATTGATTATAACCAGCCGCTGAATGGGACAATGGTAGCTTACGCGCAGCAAATCCTCATCTGTACTGGGCAAAGAGATTGGACAAGTCgtattgaagatgacgggAAACGTCATACCTGGGGGCACCTAGTGAGAGGGCTGAAGCGTCTCTTGGGTCGGGGAGGACGCTATGCTGAC ATGAAGCCTTTCAACAACATTCTTGTCAGCaactcttccttttctccatccgCTGCTTCTACTAGTACACCTTCCACTGCGTCtgcatttctctttcccagcttCAAATATTTCCCATCCATTCCGACCGAGATACTAGATTCCACGGACGCGGGGACCGACTTGTCTACCTTTGTACAGGCCTACCTTCTCCCCAAAAAGCTCAGTGCTATGTCAGAATCTCTCCCTGAAGTTAAAAAGGCTGAATTAACTCGGAAGCCGGAGCTGGAATGCGAATTTGCGGATGTTGTGGACCTAGATCATTCTCCTGTCATCCTTATCTGCGGTCACGGTGGGCGTGACATGCGGTGCGGTATAATGGCGCCGGTGCTGGAGAACGAATTTCGAAGGGTACTTGGTGATAAAGGATTCACACTGGCAGGCAGTGGTGATCACACAATTGATAGCCCTGGACATGCTCACGTGGGCTTAATTAGCCATGTAGGCGGCCACAAGTATGCAGGCAATGTGATCGTATATATCCCTCCGGGtatgaggaagaagagttcTTCCTCCCCGCACTCTCTAGCCGGCAAGGGAATTTGGTACGGCCGTATAGAACCTAGGCATGTCCAGGGAATTGTGGAAGAGACTATCCTAGGTGGGAAAGTGGTAGCAGACCATTTCCGGGGTGGTATTGATCGAAGTGGAGATATTCTGCGATTGTAG